The nucleotide window GGCCACACCtttgctggaagcctatataagaaTTTGGGAGAAGGAagtttttgctctttgcctgtttgcaGTAGAAACTGGAGCCTATTTCTTCGGGACACTAGCATCTAATGAAGACAAGCTGAGACACCGTGCTGCATAGACTGATGAAGCAGacatttttcagacattttgcCCCATGAAAGAAATCCAGCACCATATTTGGAAAAAGACCCTGAAGACACAGGAGCTGCTCAGTTGCTCTGCAAAGGTGAGTCTTGCAGTAAGTCCTGTAAGAGGacatttattcacctgtttcagttgttgtctgggaggcttcctctgtctgctaacctagcccTACtcttggaagcttccagcctccatacaatATAACCGAGGCCTAGAAtgattttagcctctgagactgacTGCTATTCAGCTCATCCTGTCTAGTTCTTTCTAAGCTCATAGCTGGCtgattcaattcagctgttctgaccCAAactctctcccagctgacttattcaatctggcttttctcttggcctctgaattgttctgcttggcctcaaactaaatccagcaatctgctctaatcccctggctccttctcattctctagttcatttggtcttcacccGAGTTCTCTCTCTGCGACCTGTCTCAGCATTACTGTCCCTCTAaaactgcctccttcctctctctgcattgccccttaagtttttctctcttcttgtgaaagTGGGTGTATCCTGTTTTGTAGAATCTTCTCAGAtttgtcactttctttttctgtgattcaattagacatcactttcaaacctgggtgtttccttttacaaattaactttaccttcatcgtttggggttaaaggtgtgtgccagcagctTTTCtgaacctgaaacttgctctataccaggctggccttgtctatgcctcctggattaaaagcatgtttgtACTCCAGCCgtatcacatagacctagaaggtctttggatctcttgccagaagagtcatgctctgaattaaaattcctctacaaaattTGTTACAGCTCGCATGTCCTATATCAAGGAGGCTGGCTCTGAAGCCTCTCTAAGCTGTTGTTCTGCCACAGATTGTGCCCTGTTATATCCAGTGAGCCCAGACCTGCATCGGGATGAAGCTCAGGTGCCAGGAGAGCTGGTTGCCAGGGGGAAGCACAGTCTAAGTTGGGAAAGGCTCCATGGAGTGGGAGCTGGACTAATTTCATTGGTTAAaactcttttgtttccttctgattCAAGAAATCAAAGCCAACAACTCCAGATTCAGCGATAAAGCAGGAGACACACATGAAGATTCAGGACCATAAAGCTGTTCCAGCCCAGAAAGTCCAGAGTAAGCCAAGAGGGCCCATGACACAGAAGGTTCCCCCATGGCAAGAAGAGAACATTATGGTAAGTAGAGCCCTTAATGTGTCATCAACCACTGGGGCTAGGTGAGACACGAACTGGGCTCCCTCAGAGAACCTATTTGTTGTGGGTtttccaccagagaagactgctgggaACATGGCTTTAAGTCAATAGAAAGTCCTGATTAGCCAGGTGGCAGAGTACTGACTGGATCCTCTGTATCCCAGGGGATCACTGAACCTTTCTTGGGGTGaggttttaagcacaaaaacaaaaaccaaccaaacaaacaaacatgttttgggttgacatacttctGTTACCCAGAACAGTAGGCCAGAAGCAGAAATGCACAGGTGAGAGACATGGGAGATTTTCCCAGGACTGTGGACTCAGACACATtgggtcttgttttcattttgttaggTGATAGTGTCTGTGGGTTGAGTTCTACAGTCTGAATGAAGCTTCCATTGTGGAATTAGTTGTGCCAGTGTCTGGGAATTTATTAAGTTCTGGGGCCCTGTGAAATGTTGCATCTGTCCATGGTCCTGACTGTAGCAGAGGTATCAGAAGGCCAGGCAAAGGAACTACTCCCCCTGCATGTGGACCTGAGTAGACACTGGGAAGTAAGCCCAGCCTCTCTTTAGCAGGATTGGTCCTTTGGCACATACAAGGCTCACTGACATCACTCATGCATCTTTCAAGTGTGCTTACCTCTTCCGGGTTCAAAGAAACAACCATTTTCTGGAGAGAAAACATTGCAGGCATTTTAACCCTTTATCCCTAAGAGGTACCTGGATCCCTTTTTGACTCACTAATATCTCATTTGCTACTCACAGGTAAAATGCAGAGAGTGTGGGGCCTTTGGCCACACAGCAAGGAGCAGAAGGTGCCCAATCAAGTATGGCCAAAAGCTCCTAGATCCACAGCCTCTGGGagccaggaaggagaaagagaatcagGATCCTCGCAGGACACAGGGTCTCCAGAAACCAGGGCCCATAAGCCAGgccaagacagaaaagaaacctaGTCAAGTCACTGGACAGAGGTGAGTGATGGGGAAGGGCTGGCCAGAGGGAAGGCTCTGGGTGCAGCAAAGCTCATGGGGTACCAtcactcatctctctgtccccaaaCACTGAAAGGGCCAGACAGCTAGTAAGTAGTATACTAGCTACAGAGAGTGAGTGGAGAGTGGGTGAGTGAGAGTGGGTGAATGGGTGGGTAGAGCTGATGTGTTTCCACACCATTGTCTGTCCCACAGAGGTGATGAGCAGCAGAGGAAGGCTCCCTTCCAGAAACTCCCCATGGATCCACAGAGGAGGGGCCAGCACATCAACCTGGTTGTGAGTAGCAGCAGTTGCTCTGTTCCTGAAAGTccctttctctgtgctctgccccacCTGCCCATTCCCTGCTGCACCACCTGCTTGCTCCATTCACGACCCCATGCATGTCACATCGAATCAGTCCTCTCTGATGCAGCAAGGACTCATTTGGTCATTTTCATAGTTCAGACTGACTTGGGTTTTGGGGAGCAAGTGAGCCTCTGCTGTGTGCTTCTCCTTTGGTAGACCAGTTCTCCTGGAGGATGGGCAGGCTCCTCCTCACCTGTCCTTGAGCATGACCTTGTCTCCTGGTCTCCATGTGGTCCTTCCTTCTGAGGTCATATTACAAACATGGCCTGCTCTTCTAGCCTTCTAATGATCTTCTCTCagattttaatgtttccattttgaaCTGATTCTGTGTGCTGCTTCCAAAATCTAGACTTTTATTGGAGAACTTTTAGGGCAATGAATatatcctttaaaatttttattttatttttattccatcccAATATGTTGGCTGCAGAGTTGACTCTCATTTTGAGAGTCATATTCAAGTCATGTCATCTTAACATACCTTTTCCCCTGTTTTACATCCTAGGTGACATGATTAGGGGTTTTCAATACACTGGAAATTGCGTGGTaatttgaattgtttttctcttgaccacAAAAGGCTCATGGCCCTCTGCTTAGCTGtctatttatatcatatataaataagtaaagatttctgtaaaaatcatatattctttacataaaacacatgtacacatgcagataCATTTGAGTGATGAGAGTTCAGCTCAAGGAAACTTCACAGTGAGGCTGAAACTCTTCACATtgcatgtcccaatccctctgcaTCTCCCCCACCACAGGTTCTCATTCTGCAGCTTTTGGATAACTAATGTAGACCATTTCAGACTGAGTACCTTCACCTTAAAGTGAACTTATACAAGAGTTTTTCTGTCATGATAATCTTATGAGGTCCTTGTGTTATTTGGAAGACTTACATAGTCAATTTATCCTGCAATTGTTATTTTCACAGCATCCCAAGATGCCAGTGTTCAGTCCTGGAAACACAAAGAAGTCTGTGACCAACCAAATTCAGATTACTGTGTCACGTGCCAGAAAGTCTCCTGGGAAGCGGATGTGCCCTGGAAACCCTGGAGCCATCCAAAGCTCTGATGCCTCCTGCATCTTACCTTCCAGGCAGGAAGAAGGTCAGAACATGGCTgtccctggggtctcacagccagTGTTCAGGCAGGGTGGTGGAAACACAGCCTCACAAGACCTGCTGCATCAAAAGCTCCGGGGTGTCTCACATCAACAACCCATTGTGGTCCCTAAAAGGAATGGAGTCAGTGAAGCATTTCACACAGAGTCAGAAGCCCAGGGTCCCGGTGTGAAAACACAGCGCAGCCAGCATGCTGCCCTCCATCAGGGAAGACAGAACCCTGAACTTAGCTTCTGGACCCCAGGTGAGAAAGCTTCTTGGCAGCCCACACTGCCTAGCCAGAAATCCTCAAAGAGACTAAGAGTCAACTCTACCAGTGCACCAGAGGAGAGCAATGCAAGCACTGTTTTGAAGGCCTGCCGGGATAGGCAGTCTCTTCCCATTGCCAACAGACTTGGACTGAAAGATGCAGTGCCAGTGAGCAAGAAAATAGCAGCCCAGCTGCCCAGCACTGACCAAGAACAGCTACCAAGCAGGCCTGCTCTGGTCTCAGCCACACCCTATGCTGAGTCCTCTCAACCATCTACCAGCCATGCTGTACGCCAGTCCCTGAGAATGGTCTTTACTAGACTTAATGGTGACTGCTGGAGCTCCAGGTTCCTGACAGTGTCCCCAGCACTTGCCCATGAGAAGCAAACAGCTCCTTGGGAGGGCCCTGCCTTCCTGGAGAAAGGTGAAGCAGCACGCTCCCAGGTCCCAGTGAGTGTCCTCTATGAGGACCTTCAGGTCTCCTCCTCTTCAGAAGACAGTGATGGGCAGTGAGTGATGGGACAGCAGATGCCACCCTCCTGCTCAGACTTGACAGACACTTTCAGACTGGTCCTCTCTGGGTTAGCCAGCTAGATGACATGACTGGGACCTGTCAGATCCACTTCCAAATGACCCTTCTGGTGTGCGTGGACTCACATCTCTGCACAGAGCCTCACCTCAGCATGGACTCTGGACTCTGACCTGAGAAGACCTCTGAAGAAAAgtcacctgtcctctccattgtGATTATCAATGACCTGTATACAGTATGTCTTTTCAGCTACCTCAACGTCCTAACTCTGCATGAGTTGTCATATTGTATGATGTTTTCCACTTCCAGTAATAAAATTGGCCTAGAAATTATGTCTGCAGTGGTGTTCTTGGGCCGAAGGCATGGGGTTTTCACAGGACCTATGGCCCAATAACGAGCCACAAACCCAAGAGGCTCTCAACCTACCCCATCAGGTTTGCCGTTCTGACACTGTGCATAGGTACCCCCACCTTGTGATCTTAAGACCATTGAGAGACAGGGCAGTTTGTAGGCCTGTCCTTCCAGGCTGCTGGTCACAGATGTCATGGTCACAAAGGTCAATTGCATCAATTTTAGGACTCAGTGGGCTTCTTACTGAGTTCCTATTCTGAGTTTTATCCACTATGAGGCCACTCACTGTCCCCATACCTCTGCTTTTGCTTGCTTTCCATTTATGAGGCCAGGACTTTGCATTCCTCACAAAGTCTAAATCCTGGCTGTTCATTACaccctttcatctcagcaccctTTGTAGTTTGGGCTTGAAGGATGCATCAAACTGTTGTGTTCACTGCCCCTCACCCCCATATTgcctctctgtttgtttttgtgtggctgtgtgtatatatgtttctcATATTCATGTGAAAATCAAGGCACCT belongs to Meriones unguiculatus strain TT.TT164.6M chromosome 4, Bangor_MerUng_6.1, whole genome shotgun sequence and includes:
- the LOC132653570 gene encoding putative protein FAM90A13P, producing MKEIQHHIWKKTLKTQELLSCSAKKSKPTTPDSAIKQETHMKIQDHKAVPAQKVQSKPRGPMTQKVPPWQEENIMVKCRECGAFGHTARSRRCPIKYGQKLLDPQPLGARKEKENQDPRRTQGLQKPGPISQAKTEKKPSQVTGQRGDEQQRKAPFQKLPMDPQRRGQHINLVHPKMPVFSPGNTKKSVTNQIQITVSRARKSPGKRMCPGNPGAIQSSDASCILPSRQEEGQNMAVPGVSQPVFRQGGGNTASQDLLHQKLRGVSHQQPIVVPKRNGVSEAFHTESEAQGPGVKTQRSQHAALHQGRQNPELSFWTPGEKASWQPTLPSQKSSKRLRVNSTSAPEESNASTVLKACRDRQSLPIANRLGLKDAVPVSKKIAAQLPSTDQEQLPSRPALVSATPYAESSQPSTSHAVRQSLRMVFTRLNGDCWSSRFLTVSPALAHEKQTAPWEGPAFLEKGEAARSQVPVSVLYEDLQVSSSSEDSDGQ